One Sphingomonas sp. OV641 genomic window carries:
- a CDS encoding GNAT family N-acetyltransferase, translating to MIDYRNAVNTDGEALDAMARRVWLATFGHSAPPGDIDAYVAHAYGADGLLRRHLADPAYDFQLALERGVVVGYCKVGPTFFNGEVPTEGTLHLHQLYVDPAAHGSGVAAHLLDWACGLARRRNRQAILLTVWEENHRARAFYAKHGFVHIGDYAFKTGDQIDRDLIMRLDL from the coding sequence ATGATCGATTATCGCAATGCCGTGAACACGGACGGGGAAGCGCTGGATGCCATGGCGCGCCGCGTCTGGCTCGCGACCTTCGGTCATTCCGCCCCGCCGGGCGATATCGATGCCTATGTCGCCCATGCTTATGGGGCGGACGGCTTGCTGCGCCGCCACCTTGCCGATCCCGCTTATGACTTCCAGCTCGCCTTGGAACGGGGCGTGGTGGTCGGCTATTGCAAGGTCGGGCCAACCTTCTTCAACGGCGAGGTGCCGACCGAGGGCACGCTCCATCTGCACCAGCTTTATGTCGATCCGGCGGCGCATGGCAGCGGCGTCGCCGCGCACCTGCTTGATTGGGCATGCGGCCTGGCGCGCCGGCGCAACCGCCAGGCGATCCTGCTGACCGTGTGGGAGGAGAACCACCGGGCACGGGCCTTTTATGCCAAGCACGGCTTCGTCCATATCGGCGATTATGCCTTCAAGACGGGCGACCAGATCGACCGTGACCTGATCATGCGGCTGGATCTGTGA
- a CDS encoding glycosyltransferase family 1 protein, producing MRIALVSDAWMPQVNGVVRTLSTTVARLRAMGHEVETVTPDTFPTVACPTYAEIRLAVMPGRGVRRRLDAFAPQAVHIATEGPLGWAARRWCLQHGHAFTTSFHTRFPDYMAMRTGLSPSLFWASLRRFHQPAARVFAATQTLEGELRGRGLPQTHRWSRGADLALFRPGGPPLPELAALPRPILLHVGRVAPEKNIEAFLSAGTAGTKVVVGDGPALPMLRARFPDTLFLGALQGERLAAAYRDADVLVFPSRTDTFGLVMIEALACGTPVAAYPVAGPLDVLGEHPEAGALDEDLGRAVARALQLDRRAAAAAGRAYCWDACTAQFLAGLEPCRSLLAA from the coding sequence GTGAGGATCGCGCTCGTCAGCGACGCGTGGATGCCGCAGGTCAACGGCGTGGTGCGCACCCTGTCGACCACCGTCGCCCGACTGCGCGCGATGGGCCATGAGGTGGAAACGGTCACGCCCGATACCTTTCCCACCGTCGCCTGCCCGACCTATGCCGAGATCAGGCTGGCGGTGATGCCCGGCCGGGGCGTGCGGCGGCGGCTGGATGCCTTCGCGCCGCAAGCGGTGCACATCGCCACCGAGGGCCCGCTGGGTTGGGCGGCCCGGCGCTGGTGCCTGCAGCACGGCCATGCCTTCACCACCTCCTTCCACACCCGCTTTCCCGATTACATGGCGATGCGCACCGGGCTGTCGCCGTCGCTGTTCTGGGCCAGTCTGCGCCGCTTTCACCAGCCGGCGGCGCGCGTGTTCGCCGCCACGCAGACGCTGGAGGGCGAGCTGCGTGGGCGCGGCCTGCCGCAGACCCATCGCTGGTCGCGCGGCGCCGATCTGGCGCTGTTCCGCCCCGGTGGCCCGCCGCTGCCCGAGCTTGCCGCGCTGCCGCGGCCGATCCTGCTGCATGTCGGGCGGGTCGCGCCGGAAAAGAATATCGAGGCGTTCCTGTCGGCGGGCACCGCCGGCACCAAGGTTGTGGTCGGCGATGGCCCCGCGCTGCCGATGCTCCGCGCCCGCTTTCCCGACACGCTGTTTCTCGGCGCGCTTCAGGGCGAGCGGCTCGCCGCAGCCTATCGCGACGCGGATGTCCTGGTCTTTCCCAGCCGCACCGACACGTTCGGCCTGGTCATGATCGAGGCGCTGGCCTGCGGCACGCCGGTCGCCGCCTATCCGGTCGCCGGCCCGCTCGACGTGCTGGGCGAACACCCTGAGGCGGGGGCGCTGGACGAGGATCTCGGCCGCGCCGTCGCCCGCGCGCTTCAACTCGACCGGCGCGCCGCCGCCGCTGCCGGCCGGGCCTATTGCTGGGACGCCTGCACCGCGCAGTTCCTCGCCGGGCTGGAGCCGTGCCGGTCGTTGCTCGCCGCCTGA
- a CDS encoding UbiH/UbiF/VisC/COQ6 family ubiquinone biosynthesis hydroxylase: protein MQHADVLILGGGLVGATLAIALDRHGLSTIVVDPADPSVTLSAGFDGRASAIASASHRMLEAIGVADRLAGQGCAIRQIRVSDGLEPGALDFIPDADDSALGTMYENRALRRALAQSLGESGVDFRPLTRTTEVERSATGVRATLSDGTEVTASLLVAAEGRNSPTRAAAGITTAHWRYDHAAIIGAFHHERSHENIAFEIFYPSGPFALLPLVDDEDGHRCAIVWSVKQADGPGMLKLSDRAFLAEAEKRMGGFLGTLYKASPRASYPLGFHHAAAITAERLALVGDAAHGIHPIAGQGLNLGFRDVATLVEVLVEGRRLGLDAGDAQLLDRYRRWRSLDTLLVAGATDTLTRLFGIPGRTASAVRRFGISAVNAIPPLKDRFMAEARGESGALPRLLQGMTV from the coding sequence ATGCAGCACGCGGACGTACTCATCCTTGGCGGCGGGCTGGTCGGCGCAACGCTGGCGATCGCGCTGGACCGCCATGGCCTCTCGACCATCGTCGTCGACCCGGCCGATCCCTCCGTTACCTTGTCGGCCGGGTTTGACGGGCGCGCCTCCGCCATCGCCAGCGCCAGCCACCGTATGCTCGAGGCGATCGGCGTTGCCGACCGCCTGGCCGGGCAGGGCTGCGCGATCCGGCAGATCCGGGTCAGCGACGGGCTGGAGCCGGGCGCGCTCGATTTCATTCCGGACGCGGACGATAGCGCGCTCGGCACCATGTACGAAAATCGGGCGCTCCGCCGGGCGCTCGCCCAGTCGCTCGGCGAAAGCGGGGTCGATTTCCGCCCGCTGACGCGCACCACCGAAGTGGAGCGGTCGGCGACCGGTGTTCGCGCCACGCTGAGCGACGGCACGGAGGTCACCGCTTCGCTGCTCGTCGCCGCCGAGGGGCGCAACTCGCCGACCCGTGCCGCCGCCGGGATCACGACGGCGCACTGGCGCTATGATCATGCCGCGATCATCGGCGCGTTCCACCACGAACGCTCGCATGAGAATATCGCCTTTGAGATCTTCTATCCGTCCGGCCCTTTCGCCCTGCTCCCGCTGGTGGACGACGAGGACGGGCATCGCTGCGCGATCGTCTGGTCGGTGAAGCAGGCGGATGGCCCCGGGATGCTGAAACTGTCCGACCGCGCCTTTCTGGCGGAGGCGGAGAAGCGCATGGGCGGTTTTCTCGGCACCTTGTACAAGGCGAGCCCGCGCGCGAGTTATCCGCTCGGCTTCCACCATGCCGCCGCGATCACGGCGGAGCGGCTCGCGCTGGTCGGCGATGCCGCGCATGGTATCCACCCGATCGCGGGCCAGGGGCTGAACCTTGGCTTCCGCGACGTGGCCACGCTGGTGGAGGTGCTGGTCGAGGGGCGCCGCCTGGGGCTTGACGCGGGCGACGCGCAATTGCTCGATCGCTACCGCCGCTGGCGCAGCCTCGATACCTTGCTGGTCGCCGGCGCCACCGACACCTTGACCCGCCTGTTCGGCATCCCGGGCCGCACCGCCAGCGCCGTGCGCCGCTTCGGGATTTCGGCGGTGAACGCCATTCCCCCGCTGAAGGACCGCTTCATGGCCGAGGCACGCGGCGAAAGCGGCGCCCTGCCGCGCCTGCTGCAGGGCATGACCGTCTAG
- a CDS encoding class I SAM-dependent methyltransferase, protein MATQMSTAGVAKAYDRWAPIYDLVFGPVFRQGRADAIRAAERVGGRILEVGVGTGISLPGYDRRSRIVGVDISEDMLDKARIRVDRLGLDNVEDIRVDDAERLSFGDNAFDAVVAQYVVSACPNPAKALDEFARVCRPGGEIIITTRVSANAGFRGGVEKALMPITSRLGFRTEFPFSLYTNWAASRSDVCLVENRPLPPLGHFSLVRFAKLAA, encoded by the coding sequence TTGGCCACACAGATGAGCACCGCCGGCGTCGCCAAAGCCTATGATCGCTGGGCGCCGATATACGATCTGGTTTTCGGTCCCGTGTTCCGCCAGGGCCGCGCCGATGCGATCCGCGCCGCGGAGCGGGTCGGAGGGCGCATTCTGGAAGTGGGCGTGGGAACGGGCATCTCGCTGCCCGGCTATGACCGGCGCAGCCGCATCGTCGGCGTCGACATATCGGAAGACATGCTGGACAAGGCGCGCATCCGGGTCGACCGGTTGGGCCTCGACAATGTCGAGGACATCCGTGTCGACGATGCCGAGCGGCTGTCGTTCGGCGACAATGCGTTCGACGCGGTGGTCGCGCAATATGTCGTGTCCGCCTGCCCCAATCCGGCAAAAGCGCTCGACGAATTCGCGCGCGTATGCCGCCCTGGCGGCGAGATCATCATCACCACGCGCGTGAGCGCCAATGCGGGTTTCCGCGGCGGCGTGGAGAAGGCGCTGATGCCGATCACCAGCCGGCTGGGTTTCCGGACGGAATTTCCCTTTTCGCTTTACACCAACTGGGCGGCGAGCCGGTCCGACGTGTGTCTGGTCGAGAACCGGCCGTTGCCGCCGCTCGGCCATTTCTCGCTCGTCCGTTTCGCCAAGCTCGCCGCCTGA
- a CDS encoding class I SAM-dependent methyltransferase: MTDIPDHDPATPPEGNLPERLARAITLGGPIPVSQFMAAANAHYYATRDPLGADGDFTTAPEISQMFGELIGLWAADLWDRAGRPEVRWVELGPGRGTLTADAMRAAARAGFAPPVHFVETSPVLRTRQAERVPAATWHDDVEDLPADRPLIVIANEFFDALPIRQLVRGRTGWHERIVACQDLLFLPIPGAAVPDSVIPDALREAAPGAIIETSPASVGIMRVLAARIVAQGGALLAIDYGYEGPALGETLQAVRGHAFANPFEEPGERDLTAHVDFATLGMVGTASGAAVSGPVPQGAFLTRLGIDARAAALGPRVAPDRDRLVEAMGTLFKVLAMRHRDWPEPAGFA; the protein is encoded by the coding sequence ATGACCGACATCCCCGATCACGATCCCGCCACCCCGCCGGAGGGCAATCTGCCCGAGCGGCTCGCCCGTGCCATCACGCTGGGTGGGCCGATCCCCGTCAGCCAGTTCATGGCTGCCGCCAACGCGCATTATTACGCCACGCGCGATCCGCTCGGCGCGGACGGCGATTTCACCACCGCGCCGGAAATCAGCCAGATGTTCGGTGAGCTGATCGGCCTGTGGGCGGCGGATCTGTGGGATCGCGCCGGCCGGCCAGAGGTTCGCTGGGTGGAGCTCGGCCCGGGGCGCGGGACGCTCACCGCCGATGCGATGCGCGCGGCCGCCCGCGCCGGCTTCGCCCCGCCGGTCCATTTCGTCGAGACCAGCCCGGTGCTGCGCACGCGGCAGGCGGAGCGCGTGCCCGCCGCCACCTGGCACGACGATGTCGAGGATCTGCCGGCCGACCGACCGCTCATCGTCATCGCCAACGAATTCTTCGATGCGCTGCCGATCCGCCAGCTGGTCCGCGGGCGCACCGGCTGGCACGAGCGGATCGTCGCCTGCCAGGATCTGCTGTTTCTGCCGATCCCGGGCGCCGCGGTGCCGGACAGCGTGATCCCGGACGCGCTGCGGGAGGCCGCGCCCGGCGCGATCATCGAAACCTCGCCGGCCAGCGTCGGCATCATGCGCGTTCTCGCCGCCCGCATCGTGGCGCAGGGCGGCGCGCTGCTCGCCATCGACTATGGCTATGAAGGCCCGGCGCTCGGCGAAACGCTGCAGGCGGTGCGCGGCCATGCCTTTGCCAATCCGTTTGAGGAGCCGGGCGAGCGCGACCTGACGGCGCATGTCGACTTCGCCACGCTCGGCATGGTCGGCACGGCCAGCGGCGCCGCCGTCTCCGGTCCGGTGCCACAGGGCGCCTTTCTCACCCGGCTGGGGATCGATGCCCGCGCGGCCGCGCTCGGCCCGCGTGTCGCGCCGGATCGCGATCGCCTGGTTGAGGCCATGGGAACGCTGTTCAAGGTTCTGGCGATGCGCCATCGTGACTGGCCGGAGCCTGCAGGATTCGCATGA
- a CDS encoding tyrosine-protein phosphatase yields MFNLATRRLPLALIAAALPLSLTHAQVAQPRAAQAAPVAQQRVLPLEGGQNFRDLGGYRASDGRTVKWGLLYRSGAMNNLTLKDYETLRARGIRSVCDFRDTRERAAAPVQWPAGVKPAVFADDYEMDSNFRALMKPGLTGEQAAALMAEGYRDIPLRFAGQYKRMFAQLAAGNAPLAFNCSAGKDRTGVAAALLLTALGVPYATVMEDYLLSNQYFKPDRMKADPQAAEFAKRVSPDALKAMMGVDRRYLDAAFDALRSRPGGLEGYYRNELGVDDAMRKALRARYLERA; encoded by the coding sequence ATGTTCAACCTTGCTACCCGGCGTCTGCCGCTGGCGCTGATCGCCGCAGCGCTGCCCCTTTCCCTGACCCACGCCCAGGTGGCGCAGCCGCGCGCAGCGCAAGCGGCCCCGGTCGCGCAGCAACGCGTTCTTCCGCTGGAGGGCGGGCAGAACTTCCGCGACCTTGGCGGCTATCGCGCGTCTGACGGCCGAACGGTGAAATGGGGCCTCCTCTACCGCTCGGGTGCGATGAACAACCTGACGTTGAAGGATTATGAGACGCTGCGTGCGCGCGGCATCCGCAGCGTCTGCGACTTCCGCGATACGCGGGAGCGGGCTGCGGCACCGGTGCAATGGCCAGCGGGCGTCAAGCCGGCGGTATTCGCGGACGACTACGAAATGGACAGCAATTTTCGGGCGCTGATGAAGCCGGGCCTCACCGGCGAACAGGCGGCCGCGCTGATGGCGGAAGGCTATCGCGACATTCCGCTCCGTTTCGCCGGTCAGTACAAGCGCATGTTCGCGCAGCTTGCCGCGGGGAACGCGCCGCTGGCGTTCAACTGCTCGGCTGGCAAGGATCGCACCGGCGTCGCCGCGGCGCTGCTGCTCACCGCGCTGGGCGTGCCCTATGCGACCGTGATGGAGGATTATCTTCTCTCCAATCAATATTTTAAGCCCGACCGGATGAAGGCGGATCCGCAAGCCGCCGAGTTCGCGAAGCGCGTGTCACCAGACGCGTTGAAGGCGATGATGGGGGTCGACCGGCGCTATTTGGATGCGGCGTTCGATGCGCTGCGCAGTCGTCCGGGTGGTCTCGAGGGCTATTACCGCAACGAGCTGGGCGTTGACGACGCTATGAGGAAAGCGCTGCGCGCGCGCTATCTCGAGCGGGCCTGA
- the asd gene encoding archaetidylserine decarboxylase (Phosphatidylserine decarboxylase is synthesized as a single chain precursor. Generation of the pyruvoyl active site from a Ser is coupled to cleavage of a Gly-Ser bond between the larger (beta) and smaller (alpha chains). It is an integral membrane protein.) — protein MTGTSGPRGLMRVLMQEDVNFLLTNRLPRRLATRVVGRIARVRHPVVRAPAIALWRWFGQVDLSDAATTRFATLRDGFTRALRPGARLFDPDPDVIASPCDAIVGAHGRVVAGRVHQVKGFPYRLADLVPDPVLAERYRDGSFVTLRLTAGMYHRFHAPHDLVVEGVTYLSGDCWNVNPIALKRVERLFCRNERAVIEARLANGTPLLLVPVAAILVASIRLTFLDTVRTVRDLGPARVRCAAPLAKGEEMGWFEHGSTIIVFLPAGVPLAPGLSEGQAIRAGEALARLG, from the coding sequence GTGACAGGAACATCCGGCCCGCGCGGCCTGATGCGCGTCCTGATGCAGGAAGACGTGAACTTCCTGCTCACCAACCGGCTGCCGCGGCGGCTGGCGACGCGCGTCGTCGGGCGAATCGCGCGCGTGCGGCACCCGGTGGTGCGCGCGCCGGCGATCGCTTTGTGGCGATGGTTCGGGCAGGTGGATCTGTCGGATGCGGCAACGACGCGCTTTGCCACCCTGCGCGACGGCTTCACCCGCGCGCTTCGCCCCGGCGCGCGGCTGTTCGACCCCGACCCCGATGTCATCGCCAGCCCCTGCGACGCGATCGTCGGCGCGCATGGCCGCGTGGTGGCAGGTCGGGTGCATCAGGTGAAGGGCTTCCCCTATCGGCTTGCCGATCTGGTGCCCGATCCGGTGCTGGCCGAACGGTATCGCGACGGCAGTTTCGTGACGCTGAGGCTGACGGCGGGCATGTATCACCGCTTCCACGCGCCGCACGATCTGGTGGTGGAGGGAGTCACCTACCTATCGGGTGACTGCTGGAACGTGAATCCGATCGCCTTGAAGCGCGTCGAGCGGCTGTTCTGTCGCAACGAGCGCGCGGTGATCGAAGCGCGATTGGCAAACGGCACGCCGCTGCTGCTGGTGCCGGTGGCGGCGATCCTGGTCGCGAGCATCCGCCTCACCTTTCTCGACACGGTACGGACGGTGCGCGATCTCGGCCCGGCGCGCGTCCGCTGCGCGGCGCCGCTGGCGAAGGGCGAGGAGATGGGCTGGTTCGAGCACGGATCGACGATCATCGTCTTTCTGCCCGCTGGCGTGCCGCTGGCGCCGGGGCTGTCGGAAGGTCAGGCGATCCGCGCAGGCGAGGCGCTGGCGCGGCTCGG
- a CDS encoding DUF72 domain-containing protein, producing the protein MTQAPIRVGIGGWTFEPWRGTFYPAKWPIKRELEYASRHVTAIEVNGTYYSGFKPATFAGWAQTAPDGFVFTLKASRFCTNRKVLAEAGESVARFVGQGIVELGEKLGPILWQFMATKKFEPDDFAAFLALLPKAHEGVALRHAVQVRHESFQVPAFISMCRAAGVAIVFGDSADYPAIADVTGDFVYARLENAVEEEAAGYSPKALDRWATAARQWASGALPDDLPYVSSEVPERTPRETFVFFINGFKPKAPQGAMALIERLTA; encoded by the coding sequence ATGACACAGGCACCGATTCGCGTCGGCATCGGCGGTTGGACCTTCGAGCCTTGGCGCGGGACCTTCTATCCCGCCAAATGGCCGATCAAGCGCGAGCTGGAATATGCCAGCCGCCATGTCACCGCGATCGAGGTGAACGGCACCTATTACAGCGGGTTCAAGCCGGCGACCTTTGCCGGATGGGCGCAGACCGCGCCGGACGGCTTCGTCTTCACGCTGAAGGCCTCGCGCTTCTGCACCAACCGCAAGGTGCTGGCCGAAGCCGGTGAATCCGTCGCCCGCTTCGTGGGGCAGGGGATCGTCGAGCTTGGCGAGAAGCTGGGCCCGATCCTGTGGCAGTTCATGGCCACGAAGAAGTTCGAACCCGATGATTTCGCGGCATTTCTCGCGCTGCTGCCCAAGGCGCACGAGGGCGTTGCGCTGCGCCATGCGGTGCAGGTGCGACACGAAAGCTTCCAGGTGCCGGCGTTCATTTCCATGTGCCGGGCGGCGGGCGTTGCCATCGTGTTCGGCGATTCGGCCGACTATCCCGCCATTGCCGATGTGACCGGCGACTTCGTCTATGCTCGGCTGGAAAATGCGGTGGAGGAGGAGGCGGCGGGTTACTCCCCGAAGGCGCTGGATCGCTGGGCAACGGCGGCGCGGCAATGGGCATCCGGGGCACTGCCAGACGACCTTCCCTATGTCAGCAGCGAGGTGCCGGAGCGGACGCCGCGCGAGACATTCGTCTTCTTCATCAACGGGTTCAAACCGAAAGCGCCGCAGGGTGCGATGGCCTTGATCGAGCGGCTGACGGCCTGA
- a CDS encoding aminotransferase class III-fold pyridoxal phosphate-dependent enzyme produces MASFLLSIAAAGAGLAAATKGRERLRLSRAKHPGLAGHVRLAKRIAGQIPFYGYAADRFYRADDAPADVAERRRAAFDRLATAWNARFARTIALTKETREGLSDLKFTGRYRVPFQFSEHVRQALPTGAFLARSEGPLLHDLDGNRLIDLSGSYGVNLLGYDAYKDMIREGAAAVEALGPVLGHYHPLVADNVRRLRALTGMDEVSFHMSGTEAVMQAVRLARYHTGRRRIVRFAGAYHGWWGDVQPGIGNPVPADGTLTLAEMSERTLDVLRRRRDIACVLVNPLQAMHPNGAAPGDSQLVDSAGRRASFDRDAYADWLTRLAATCRAAGTVLIFDEVFVGFRLAPGGASEYFGVRPDLVTYGKTLGGGLPVGVICGRADLMQRWRDDRPVDICFARGTFNAHPYVMGTMDAFLRRLERPEVRALYDGQDARWQARLALLNDRLAAAGLPVQAAGMQSIWTILYTRPSRYNWMLQYYLRMEGLALSWVGTGRLIFSLDIADALFAEIVDRFVAAARAMEADGWWWVGAGVTDKSLRRGVLRETVRARLGRR; encoded by the coding sequence ATGGCTTCGTTTCTCCTGTCGATTGCCGCGGCCGGTGCCGGCCTTGCCGCTGCTACCAAGGGCCGCGAGCGGCTCCGCCTGTCGCGCGCCAAGCATCCCGGTCTCGCCGGCCATGTCCGCCTGGCCAAGCGCATCGCCGGCCAGATCCCGTTTTACGGTTATGCCGCTGATCGCTTCTATCGCGCCGACGACGCGCCGGCCGATGTGGCCGAGCGGCGCCGCGCCGCGTTTGATCGGCTTGCAACGGCGTGGAACGCGCGCTTCGCCCGCACCATCGCGCTGACGAAGGAAACGCGCGAGGGCCTGTCCGACCTCAAGTTCACCGGGCGCTACCGTGTGCCGTTCCAGTTCAGCGAGCACGTCCGCCAGGCGCTGCCCACGGGCGCGTTCCTGGCGCGCTCGGAAGGGCCATTGCTCCATGATCTCGACGGCAATCGCCTGATAGACCTGAGCGGCTCCTATGGCGTCAACCTGCTCGGTTATGACGCCTATAAGGACATGATCCGCGAGGGTGCGGCCGCCGTCGAGGCGCTGGGCCCGGTGCTCGGCCATTATCATCCGCTCGTCGCCGACAATGTCCGCCGCCTGCGCGCGCTGACGGGAATGGACGAAGTGTCGTTCCACATGTCCGGCACGGAAGCGGTGATGCAGGCGGTTCGCCTCGCGCGCTATCACACCGGGCGCCGGCGCATCGTGCGGTTCGCCGGCGCTTATCACGGCTGGTGGGGCGACGTGCAGCCGGGGATCGGCAACCCGGTCCCGGCAGACGGCACGCTGACGCTGGCGGAAATGTCGGAGCGGACGCTGGACGTGCTCCGCCGCCGGCGGGACATCGCCTGCGTGCTGGTCAATCCGCTCCAGGCGATGCACCCGAACGGCGCGGCGCCGGGCGATTCGCAGCTGGTGGACAGCGCCGGCCGCCGCGCGAGCTTCGATCGCGATGCCTATGCGGACTGGCTCACGCGCCTCGCCGCCACCTGCCGCGCGGCGGGCACCGTGCTCATCTTCGACGAGGTATTCGTCGGCTTCCGCCTCGCACCCGGCGGGGCGTCGGAATATTTCGGGGTTCGCCCCGATCTCGTCACCTACGGCAAGACGCTGGGCGGCGGCCTTCCCGTGGGCGTGATCTGCGGCCGCGCCGATCTCATGCAGCGCTGGCGGGACGATCGTCCCGTCGACATCTGCTTCGCGCGCGGCACGTTCAATGCGCATCCCTATGTGATGGGCACGATGGATGCCTTCCTGCGCCGGCTGGAGCGGCCGGAGGTGCGGGCGCTGTATGACGGCCAGGATGCGCGCTGGCAGGCGCGGCTCGCGCTCCTCAACGATCGGCTCGCGGCCGCCGGCCTGCCCGTTCAGGCGGCGGGCATGCAGTCGATCTGGACGATCCTTTATACCCGCCCCTCGCGCTATAACTGGATGCTGCAATATTACCTCCGCATGGAGGGGCTGGCGCTGAGCTGGGTCGGCACGGGGCGGCTCATCTTCAGTCTCGACATCGCTGACGCGCTGTTCGCGGAGATCGTCGACCGCTTCGTCGCCGCCGCCCGCGCCATGGAGGCGGACGGCTGGTGGTGGGTCGGCGCTGGGGTGACCGACAAGTCGCTGCGCCGCGGGGTCTTGCGTGAGACGGTCAGGGCGCGGCTCGGCCGGCGCTGA
- a CDS encoding UDP-2,3-diacylglucosamine diphosphatase, with the protein MGDPRDLPRTLPPWLTAIDGDDAGPSPKRTRYRTIFISDLHLGTPGSNAELLLDFLKHHECATLYLVGDIVDGWQLRKGWYWPQAHNDVVRAILKMAKHGTRVIYVPGNHDEHFRDYVGLEFGGIELVGEDVHVTADGRRLLVIHGDQFDNVVLYHKWLAFLGDWAYTMLLKSNGTVNWARRRLGLPYWSLAAHMKKRVKNAVQFISRFEEVVAHAAADRNVDGVVCGHIHSAEIREFDGVTYYNDGDWVESCTALVEHACGRMEIIDWAERHRADAVAARAKPKLTVVEA; encoded by the coding sequence ATGGGGGACCCGCGCGATCTCCCGCGAACGCTCCCGCCCTGGCTGACCGCCATTGACGGCGACGATGCCGGCCCATCGCCGAAGCGTACGCGCTATCGCACCATCTTCATCTCGGATCTTCACCTCGGCACGCCGGGCTCCAATGCCGAGTTGCTGCTCGACTTCCTCAAGCATCACGAATGCGCGACGCTGTACCTGGTCGGCGACATCGTCGACGGCTGGCAGCTGCGCAAAGGGTGGTATTGGCCACAGGCGCACAACGACGTTGTGCGCGCCATCCTGAAGATGGCCAAGCACGGCACGCGCGTCATCTACGTGCCCGGCAATCATGACGAGCATTTCCGCGACTATGTCGGGCTGGAATTCGGCGGCATCGAGCTGGTCGGGGAGGACGTGCATGTCACCGCCGACGGCCGGCGCCTGCTGGTGATCCACGGTGACCAGTTCGACAACGTCGTGCTTTACCACAAGTGGCTCGCCTTCCTCGGCGACTGGGCCTACACCATGCTGCTCAAGAGCAACGGCACGGTGAACTGGGCGCGTCGCCGGCTCGGCCTGCCATATTGGTCGCTCGCCGCGCACATGAAGAAGCGCGTGAAGAACGCCGTGCAGTTCATCTCGCGCTTCGAGGAAGTGGTCGCGCATGCCGCGGCCGACCGGAACGTCGACGGCGTGGTATGCGGTCACATCCACTCGGCCGAGATCCGCGAGTTCGACGGCGTCACTTACTATAACGACGGCGACTGGGTGGAGAGCTGCACCGCGCTGGTCGAGCACGCCTGCGGCCGGATGGAGATCATCGACTGGGCGGAGCGGCACCGCGCGGATGCGGTCGCCGCGCGCGCCAAGCCGAAGCTGACGGTGGTCGAGGCGTGA
- the pgeF gene encoding peptidoglycan editing factor PgeF yields the protein MTGVDVIRARALGGVPHGFLGRRGGVSQGLHGGLNVGLGSADDPAAVAENRRRAAEAVLPGAPLVTCFQIHSADCVTVAAPPEERPRADALVTDRPGMALGILTADCAPVLLADAEAGVIGAAHAGWKGAIGGVTDSTLAAMERLGARRHRIAAAIGPCIARASYEVDEDFRRRFEGEDPANERFFVDARAGHAQFDLEAYVTHRLATAGVRRIEALGLDTYADEDRFFSYRRATHRGEPDYGRQIAIIALG from the coding sequence GTGACCGGCGTGGATGTCATCCGGGCCCGCGCGCTCGGCGGCGTGCCGCACGGCTTCCTCGGCCGGCGCGGCGGCGTGTCGCAAGGGCTGCACGGCGGCCTGAACGTCGGCCTGGGGTCGGCGGACGATCCCGCGGCGGTGGCGGAGAACCGCCGGCGCGCGGCCGAGGCGGTGCTCCCCGGCGCGCCGCTCGTCACCTGTTTCCAGATCCATTCCGCCGATTGCGTCACCGTCGCCGCACCACCGGAGGAGCGGCCCCGCGCCGACGCGCTCGTCACCGATCGGCCGGGCATGGCGCTCGGCATCCTCACGGCCGATTGCGCCCCGGTCCTGCTGGCCGATGCGGAGGCCGGCGTAATCGGCGCGGCACATGCGGGGTGGAAGGGCGCGATCGGCGGCGTCACCGATTCCACGCTCGCCGCCATGGAGCGGCTCGGCGCCCGGCGACACCGCATCGCCGCCGCCATCGGGCCCTGCATCGCCCGGGCAAGCTATGAGGTGGACGAGGATTTCCGTCGCCGCTTCGAAGGGGAGGATCCCGCCAACGAGCGCTTTTTCGTCGACGCGCGCGCCGGCCATGCGCAATTCGATCTGGAGGCTTATGTCACCCATCGCCTCGCGACCGCCGGCGTGCGCCGGATCGAGGCGCTCGGGCTGGATACCTATGCCGACGAGGACCGTTTCTTCAGCTATCGCCGTGCCACCCATCGCGGCGAGCCCGATTACGGCCGCCAGATCGCGATCATTGCCCTGGGTTGA